In Diabrotica undecimpunctata isolate CICGRU chromosome 4, icDiaUnde3, whole genome shotgun sequence, a single genomic region encodes these proteins:
- the LOC140438712 gene encoding uncharacterized protein: MGLTNINFYDANKEVPKNSYASILRINTANNDTNFPQNSQPSTSSQGNNFAKFIFNPHTNSSGPNKRQKPNNLDPTDIARKEIVSTVSPPKHPEGIVKSKFYHKNLNIADSPSEELSSSITDYYVPLCHDNYYLLRTNGKYKVMREHITMLPGRPYPAGLLLHHSTYHYEISPATCNQFIKCSTHYKSNVHALRDFLTQIKSHLAALENLNISNQLTDLILINLFTQKLDYNTKRSFETERNINKLPSLMEFLEFIERKCKILENLVPEYSHSPKHKQPSRFTSLNTVSNNLQYSSNNQYFKCFLCQNNSHKIYTCREFLNMSEDERFQTVKAKKACLNCLASGHSASSCTSASNCAKCNRRHHTLLHFSNASTHNSNSSRLRTNQDSRSLPTRNTHFQNTRHSQDSQENHNSQNTRQSHNMHDTPNSRTHSNVSRDPNTQSETSSSPAIPRIANQSQSNDVYRASSLSTLSGKKEVLLQTACVTIYDSHNNPVKVRCLTDSASQLSFITEELASRLKCIPYTKSLQISGISEICSTSNKMVDLNIFSNVNPTKHFTLSCAILPTITCKHPQITLDFNALKIPPNIHLADPEFCTPAEVQMLLGADVYFDLLTYGLIKLGPNLPTLTNTHLGYLVGGNVPQSSGLIDSYSILNIQENTQPRNEVSLFVQTQNTDSLVRSFWEIEEISSSTCTPKILTPSEQQAEDIFKSSLKILSSGRFQVDLPFKSPNEYKKLGESFFLAKKRFLNLEQKLIKSDQLYAQYKQFVHEYIALGHCRYVPLSTRNIHSDLKYFIPHHCVLKDSVTNKLRVVFDGSMKTTSNLSLNDIMLPGYTVQRELFDILINFRLFKYCIVADLRHMYRQIRVNPEQVFLLNILWRDSPQEDLKCLQLETVTYGLNNSGFLSTRCLKELAQKHSDKFPLASDALLNCCYIDDVLYGCNDFETLFEIHRQLTECLNLACFSLHKWCANSPEFLAGISHISNEASYVINPENNTNKILGLCWNSHSDHFSILVPKVTVKDTYTKREVLSLIASIYDPIGLINPVVVSAKLIMRKIWLERSNWDDHLSPNLLTQWNLFLQTLPHLSNLKIPRLLQNSSNVTRTQIHGFSDASLSAYGACVYLRTSHENGFISCNLISSKSRVSPVKVVTLPRLELLGVLLLSNLVTKILSVLIPSQSQINSVNLWTDSEVVLAWINSHPSRWSTFVANRLLDCDLWFNGPQFLSDPHFDFNLFVYNGPSSINVDELPELKRVTHLIRKPDSQVYDALCKFSCFTRLQRAFAYCIRFIHNVRAKSHRRTGPLTPNELSSSELMIIKLTQSHFFSSEIQFLMDNRLLNDKSIRKLNPFLDSSQMIRVGGRLLFSDVSYDQKFPLLLPSKSHIVNLLLTREHRRLLHSGPQNTLSNVRLKFWPLDGLRQIKRIIQNCLTCYRFNAQVASQIMANLPRERVQITRPFINVGVDFGGPFPIKTSKLKRAPLTKAYMAVFVCLATRAVHVELICSLSTEAFLLTLKRFIARRGNPSIIFSDNGTNFLGAKNQLKELYELLLKGDTSESIRSFATSCQIQWKFIPPRSPHHGGIWEAAIKSFKYHLVRIMGNSNFTFEELSTVLSQIEAVLNARPICALSDDPSDFSFLTPGHFLIGSNLMSYPELDLSDIQENKLSLWNKCTRIQQHMWKVWTRDYLNRLQNRPKWFTPQVGIKPDDLVLLKDENSPPLKWPIARVVETYPGKDNKVQKAYEASEFLMNTSINSLLNERTCPIEVSSMGGEKLPEDSVLLDISYSNGVSPSLAFKIQSSTSEQEKKELEILRNTHQDEAKAARNLMNSDPQKAKNKENLEVFTFDLEKTLPPGKTGCKSLHRITV; this comes from the exons ATTACAGACTACTATGTACCGTTATGTCATGATAATTACTATTTGTTGAGAACAAACGGCAAATACAAAGTAATGAGAGAACATATCACTATGTTGCCAGGTAGACCCTATCCAGCTGGTCTATTATTACATCACTCAACATATCACTACGAGATCTCGCCGGCAACATGTAATCAA TTTATTAAATGCTCCACTCATTACAAATCCAATGTACATGCTCTAAGGGATTTCTTAACTCAAATTAAAAGCCATCTCGCTGCCTTAGAAAACCTCAACATCTCGAATCAACTCACTGATTTAATTCTCATCAATCTCTTTACTCAAAAATTAGACTATAATACTAAAAGATCATTTGAAACCGAgcgtaatataaacaaactccCAAGTTTAATGGAGTTCCttgaatttattgaaagaaaatgcAAAATTCTCGAAAATCTTGTTCCTGAATACTCTCATTCTCCGAAACACAAACAACCTTCTCGTTTTACTTCTCTTAACACAGTTAGCAATAATTTGCAGTATAGTAGTAATAATCagtattttaaatgtttcttaTGTCAAAATAACTCCCATAAAATATACACTTGCCGGGAATTCTTAAATATGTCTGAAGATGAGCGTTTTCAAACGGTCAAGGCAAAAAAAGCGTGTCTCAACTGCTTGGCTAGTGGTCATTCAGCAAGCTCATGTACCTCTGCGTCAAATTGCGCTAAATGTAACAGGAGACATCACACATTGCTCCACTTCTCTAACGCTTCTACTCATAACTCAAATAGTTCTCGTTTAAGAACAAATCAAGATTCTCGTAGTCTACCCACTAGAAACACTCATTTCCAAAACACTCGTCACTCTCAAGACTCACAAGAAAATCATAATTCTCAAAATACTCGCCAGTCTCACAATATGCATGATACTCCAAATTCTCGTACTCACTCTAATGTATCTCGTGATCCCAATACTCAAAGCGAAACTTCAAGTTCACCTGCAATCCCACGAATAGCAAATCAATCTCAGTCTAATGATGTCTACCGAGCATCATCTCTCTCTACACTCTCAGGCAAAAAGGAGGTTCTACTCCAAACAGCATgtgttacaatttatgattctcatAATAATCCCGTTAAGGTTCGCTGCCTTACAGACTCAGCTAGTCAGCTTTCGTTTATCACTGAGGAATTAGCAAGTCGCTTGAAATGTATTCCTTACACAAAAagtcttcaaatttctggaataTCCGAAATCTGTTCGACGTCGAATAAAATggtggatttaaatattttctcaaatgttaatcccacaaaacattttaCACTCTCTTGTGCGATTCTCCCAACCATCACTTGTAAGCACCCTCAAATTACATTGGATTTTAATGCTCTCAAAATTCCACCAAACATTCACCTAGCTGATCCAGAATTTTGTACTCCTGCCGAAGTTCAAATGCTGCTTGGAGCAGATGTTTATTTCGACTTACTTACTTACGGGTTAATAAAATTAGGCCCTAATCTTCCTACCTTAACAAATACTCATCTCGGTTATCTTGTAGGTGGAAATGTACCTCAATCATCTGGGTTAATTGACTCATATTCTATACTTAACATTCAAGAAAATACTCAACCTCGAAATGAAGTATCCTTGTTCGTTCAAACTCAAAATACCGATTCACTCGTACGGTCGTTTTGGGAAATAGAAGAAATCTCGTCTTCTACTTGTACTCCAAAAATCCTAACTCCTTCGGAGCAACAAgccgaagatatttttaaatcgtcACTTAAAATATTATCATCTGGTAGATTCCAAGTAGATCTCCCTTTCAAATCTCCCAACGAATATAAAAAATTGGGCGAATCGTTTTTCCTCGCAAAGAAGCGATTCCTAAACCTCGAACAGAAACTGATCAAGTCAGATCAATTATACGCACAGTATAAACAATTTGTTCATGAATATATTGCACTTGGACATTGCAGATATGTGCCTCTCTCCACTCGAAATATTCACtctgatttaaaatactttattccTCACCATTGCGTTTTAAAGGATAGCGTAACAAATAAGTTGCGTGTTGTCTTTGATGGCAGTATGAAAACTACCTCAAATCTAAGTCTTAATGACATAATGCTTCCTGGTTATACGGTACAACGCGAATTATTcgatattttgataaattttagattatttaaatactgtattGTAGCAGATCTACGTCATATGTACAGACAAATTCGAGTAAATCCCGAACAGGTATTTCTGTTGAACATCTTATGGCGTGATTCACCTCAAGAGGATTTGAAATGTCTTCAACTTGAAACTGTCACTTATGGATTAAATAACTCCGGTTTTCTCAGCACTAGATGTCTTAAGGAATTAGCTCAAAAACATTCCGACAAATTTCCCTTGGCTAGTGATGCTCTTTTAAATTGCTGTTATATCGATGATGTGCTGTATGGCTGTAACGATTTTGAAACACTCTTCGAAATTCATCGTCAATTAACCGAATGTTTGAACCTCGCTTGTTTCTCGCTTCATAAATGGTGTGCAAACTCACCTGAATTTCTCGCAGGTATTTCTCATATCTCTAATGAAGCTAGTTATGTAATCAATCCTGAAAATAACACGAACAAAATTCTCGGCCTATGTTGGAATTCTCACTCCGATCATTTTTCAATTCTTGTGCCAAAGGTTACCGTTAAGGATACCTATACAAAAAGAGaagttctttctttaattgcttCCATTTATGACCCTATCGGATTGATTAACCCTGTAGTGGTATCTGCTAAATTAATTATGAGAAAGATTTGGTTAGAAAGGTCGAATTGGGATGACCACCTCAGTCCAAATTTGCTTACACAATGGAATCTATTTTTACAAACACTTCCTCACCTCTCCAATCTCAAGATTCCTAGGTTGCTGCAAAATTCTAGCAATGTAACAAGAACTCAAATACATGGGTTTTCGGATGCAAGTCTTAGCGCATATGGTGCTTGCGTTTATTTAAGAACATCACATGAAAATGGCTTTATCTCTTGCAATCTAATCTCCTCAAAGAGTCGTGTTAGTCCTGTAAAAGTTGTGACTCTTCCTCGATTAGAACTTCTAGGAGTATTACTACTCTCTAATCTTGTTACGAAGATTCTTTCTGTCTTGATTCCATCCCAATCTCAGATAAATTCTGTCAATTTATGGACAGATTCCGAAGTCGTCCTCGCATGGATTAATTCACACCCTTCTCGTTGGTCTACTTTTGTAGCCAATAGA TTGCTTGATTGTGATCTTTGGTTTAATGGTCCTCAATTTTTGTCAGATCCACACTTTGATTTCAACCTCTTTGTATATAATGGTCCTTCGAGTATTAATGTTGATGAACTGCCTGAACTCAAAAGGGTTACTCATCTGATCAGAAAACCAGATTCACAAGTGTATGATGCCCTCTGCAAATTTTCATGTTTCACTCGACTTCAGAGAGCTTTTGCATACTGCATTCGTTTTATTCACAATGTAAGAGCTAAGTCTCATAGACGTACAGGTCCTCTCACTCCAAATGAACTCTCTAGTTCTGAGTTAATGATTATCAAATTGACCCAGTCTCATTTCTTCAGTTCGGAAATCCAATTTTTAATGGATAATCGTCTGCTTAACGATAAGTCTATTCGTAAATTGAATCCCTTTCTAGATTCGTCTCAAATGATACGAGTAGGCGGTCGTCTTCTCTTTTCAGATGTTTCTTATGATCAGAAATTCCCTCTACTGTTGCCCTCAAAATCACATATTGTCAATTTATTACTTACCCGAGAACATCGAAGACTTCTACATTCTGGCCCTCAAAATACACTGTCCAATGTTAGATTGAAATTCTGGCCTCTTGATGGTCTTCGACAAATCaaacgtataatacaaaattgtcTCACTTGTTACCGTTTTAACGCACAAGTCGCTTCCCAAATCATGGCTAATCTCCCGAGGGAAAGAGTTCAAATTACACGTCCATTTATAAACGTTGGAGTTGATTTTGGTGGTCCATTTCCAATCAAGACCTCTAAACTCAAGAGAGCTCCCCTTACTAAGGCCTATATGGCAGTGTTTGTATGTTTAGCTACTCGCGCCGTGCATGTGGAATTAATTTGCAGTCTTTCTACTGAAGCGTTCTTATTGACTCTGAAAAGATTTATCGCCCGAAGGGGTAATCCGAGtatcattttcagcgataatggCACCAACTTTCTAGGTGCGAAAAATCAATTGAAAGAACTTTATGAGTTGCTTCTCAAAGGTGATACCTCTGAATCTATTCGCTCTTTCGCTACTTCATGTCAAATTCAATGGAAGTTTATCCCTCCACGCTCACCACACCACGGTGGTATTTGGGAAGCTGCCATAAAGAGCTTCAAATATCATCTCGTAAGAATAATGGGTAACTCCAATTTTACTTTCGAAGAACTATCCACTGTACTTTCGCAGATTGAAGCAGTGCTCAATGCACGCCCTATCTGTGCGCTCTCAGACGACCCGTCCGATTTTTCCTTTCTTACTCCCGGACACTTCCTTATTGGATCTAACTTAATGTCTTATCCTGAATTAGATCTCTCTgatattcaagaaaataaattgtcTTTGTGGAATAAATGCACAAGAATTCAGCAGCATATGTGGAAGGTTTGGACCCGCGATTATCTTAATAGGCTTCAAAATAGACCTAAATGGTTCACTCCTCAGGTAGGCATAAAGCCTGATGATCTCGTCTTGCTTAAGGACGAAAACTCGCCTCCTCTCAAATGGCCTATAGCACGGGTAGTTGAGACATATCCGGGAAaggacaacaag GTCCAAAAAGCATACGAGGCCAGTGAGTTTCTAATGAACACATCAATAAACTCGTTACTAAATGAAAGAACCTGCCCTATTGAAGTCAGTTCCATGGGAGGGGAGAAGTTACCTGAAGACTCAGTATTATTGGATATATCCTATTCTAACGGAGTATCTCCTTCCCTAGCTT TTAAAATCCAAAGCTCTACATCTGAgcaagagaaaaaagaacttgAGATACTAAGAAATACTCATCAAGATGAAGCAAAAGCAGCTAGAAATCTTATGAATTCAGATCCCCAAAAagctaaaaataaagaaaatctggAGGTATTCActtttgatttggaaaaaaccCTGCCTCCAGGAAAAACTGG